A single genomic interval of Nonomuraea rubra harbors:
- a CDS encoding FAD-dependent oxidoreductase — translation MTAEDIRTHDVVVIGAGPVGENVADRATAAGLSTVIVESELVGGECSSWACEPSKALLRPARGHGRLDGPRRVAVTTPGGGTVHLRARQAVAVCTGSAAALPGLPGLAGLRPWTSREATSAARPPGRLVVVGAGVVAAEMATAWQALGSEVVLLARGSRLLPRLEPFAGELVAERLREAGADLRFGVTVSSAARTGGEVRLALSDGERLSAAGDVNRRALPTHQGKYQARIAGAVIAARACGAPLDSATSPALSSTIRATGAGPARSSTPAAAPSPASPSPARAWPSSCTPPPSRSPARSPSSGSGTPCRPSHHQRGVAAAAGDIPGSACPPVADPAPLTSILSS, via the coding sequence GGCCCGGTCGGCGAGAACGTCGCCGACCGGGCCACCGCCGCCGGCCTGAGCACCGTCATCGTGGAGAGCGAGCTGGTCGGCGGCGAATGTTCCTCCTGGGCGTGCGAGCCGAGCAAGGCCCTGCTGCGGCCCGCGCGTGGCCACGGCCGCCTCGACGGGCCACGACGGGTGGCCGTGACCACTCCCGGCGGCGGCACCGTGCACCTGCGGGCCAGGCAGGCGGTGGCCGTGTGCACCGGCAGCGCGGCCGCCCTTCCCGGCCTGCCCGGGCTCGCCGGGCTGCGCCCCTGGACCAGCCGCGAGGCCACCAGCGCCGCGCGGCCGCCCGGGCGGCTCGTCGTCGTCGGGGCGGGCGTGGTGGCCGCCGAGATGGCCACCGCCTGGCAGGCTCTCGGCAGCGAGGTCGTCCTCCTCGCCCGCGGCAGCCGCCTGCTGCCGCGGCTGGAGCCGTTCGCCGGCGAGCTCGTCGCCGAACGCCTGCGCGAGGCGGGCGCGGACCTGCGGTTCGGCGTCACCGTGAGCTCTGCCGCCCGGACGGGCGGCGAGGTCCGCCTCGCCCTGTCCGACGGCGAGCGGCTCAGCGCGGCAGGTGACGTCAACCGGCGGGCCCTGCCCACCCACCAGGGCAAGTACCAGGCCCGCATCGCGGGAGCGGTCATCGCCGCCCGCGCCTGCGGAGCCCCGCTCGACTCGGCCACGTCGCCGGCGCTCTCCAGCACGATCCGGGCTACCGGGGCAGGGCCCGCGCGCTCATCGACCCCGGCCGCCGCACCGTCGCCGGCGTCACCTTCGCCGGCCCGGGCGTGGCCGAGCTCCTGCACTCCGCCACCGTCGCGATCACCGGCGAGATCCCCGTCGAGCGGCTCTGGCACGCCGTGCCGCCCTTCCCACCATCAGCGAGGTGTGGCTGCGGCTGCTGGAGACATACCGGGATCAGCATGCCCGCCTGTAGCTGACCCCGCCCCGCTAACGAGCATTTTATCTTCATAA
- a CDS encoding oxidoreductase — MARTWLITGASRGFGRRLTEAVLEAGDQVAATARDPKQLGDLVARYGDRIRAVALDVTDAAAASRAVQAATAAFGRLDVVVNNAGYGNSAPIEEMAEDDFRAQIETNFFGVVNVTRAALPVLRAQRSGMFVQFSSIGGRVGGTPGMGAYQSAKFAVEGFSEVLAAEVAPFGVKVVIVEPGAFRTDWQGASMEIHPVGPDYEQTVGAIHRYRRETDGTQPGDPARAARIIIDVAGHDDPPRRLLLGSDAVAAAQQAAVTRAAETEKWAAVSRSADYPADER, encoded by the coding sequence ATGGCCAGGACATGGCTCATCACCGGAGCGTCACGCGGCTTCGGACGCCGGCTCACCGAAGCCGTCCTCGAAGCGGGCGACCAGGTCGCCGCCACCGCCCGCGACCCCAAGCAACTCGGCGATCTGGTGGCCCGGTACGGCGACCGGATCAGGGCGGTCGCGCTCGACGTCACCGACGCCGCCGCGGCCTCCCGGGCGGTCCAGGCGGCCACCGCCGCCTTCGGCCGCCTCGACGTGGTCGTCAACAACGCCGGCTACGGCAACAGCGCGCCCATCGAGGAGATGGCCGAGGACGACTTCCGCGCCCAGATCGAGACCAACTTCTTCGGCGTCGTGAACGTCACCCGGGCCGCCCTGCCCGTCCTGCGCGCCCAGCGATCGGGGATGTTCGTGCAGTTCTCCTCCATCGGGGGCCGGGTCGGCGGCACCCCGGGCATGGGCGCCTACCAGAGCGCGAAGTTCGCCGTGGAAGGCTTCTCCGAGGTGCTCGCCGCCGAGGTGGCGCCGTTCGGCGTCAAGGTCGTCATCGTCGAGCCCGGCGCGTTCCGTACCGACTGGCAGGGCGCCTCCATGGAGATCCACCCGGTCGGCCCCGACTACGAGCAGACCGTGGGCGCCATCCACCGCTACCGGCGCGAGACCGACGGCACCCAGCCCGGCGACCCGGCGCGCGCCGCCAGGATCATCATCGACGTCGCCGGCCACGACGACCCGCCCCGGCGGCTCCTGCTCGGCAGCGACGCCGTCGCCGCCGCCCAGCAGGCGGCCGTGACCCGCGCCGCGGAGACCGAGAAGTGGGCCGCGGTGAGCCGCTCGGCCGACTACCCCGCCGACGAGCGCTGA